One genomic window of Denticeps clupeoides chromosome 14, fDenClu1.1, whole genome shotgun sequence includes the following:
- the LOC114763663 gene encoding TATA box-binding protein-associated factor RNA polymerase I subunit B-like: MDEELTDGYHEPCPQCLSVDWGVSDAGRFFCRFCHNVIERVLLYEDAELLSTSSRVSSLSRASIKKRRELHRNWIVIEGFQFVLLHQAEALVSMGVCSQFKDDVLYNFWKRYLQATNQAYTRAPLCYGEVEAVSDFTSESECPSELSFQSEPSLRGRRKRTASGSSGSVVSSGSMDGSSYSKRKSSDFMTMPRTLALCYLALLWVREGITLSDLLRFASEKHLPYINVHEYFPEEMTVFGRDCQYFKVESIPSYSHVHKDILKLARIMKLPAFPPVTPDCLLHPSLLSLRYLVELNLPDELHHWLCKVIKQANMAEQALLTFDYSKRPIGTSHFSYDLQACALIIVTMKLLFRLDDSKEWKLSKIADFADPDAKQYSLAFWHTTMHKALVF; this comes from the exons ATGGACGAAGAATTAACG GATGGATATCATGAGCCGTGCCCACAGTGTTTAAGCGTGGACTGGGGGGTGTCCGATGCCGGGCGTTTTTTCTGCAGGTTCTGCCACAACGTCATCGAG AGAGTACTACTGTATGAAGATGCAGAACTACTGTCCACCAGCAGCAGAGTCTCGTCCTTATCCCGGGCTTCTATAAAAAAGAGGAGAG aGCTTCACAGAAACTGGATTGTTATTGAAGGTTTCCAGTTCGTGTTGCTGCACCAGGCGGAGGCTCTGGTTTCTATGGGCGTTTGTTCACAGTTTAAG GATGatgttttgtataatttttggAAGCGGTATCTCCAGGCCACCAATCAGGCGTACACAAGAGCACCCCTGTGCTACGGGGAAGTTGAAGCT GTATCTGACTTCACATCTGAATCTGAGTGTCCGAGTGAGTTGTCGTTCCAGAGTGAGCCCAGTCTGCGAGGCAGGAGAAAAAGAACAGCCTCAG GCAGCAGTGGGTCTGTTGTCAGCTCTGGCTCCATGGATGGCAGCAGTTACAGCAAGAGGAAATCCAGTGACTTTATGACCATGCCCAGGACGCTGGCACTGTGCTACTTGGCTCTGCTGTGGGTGCGAGAGGGAATAACTCTGTCGGACCTGCTCAG GTTTGCTTCTGAGAAGCACTTGCCCTACATTAACGTCCATGAGTATTTTCCTGAGGAGATGACTGTATTTGGCAGAGATTGTCAGTACTTCAAAGTGGAG TCTATCCCCTCTTACAGCCATGTGCATAAGGacattttgaagttggccagGATCATGAAGCTGCCAGCTTTCCCTCCAGTTACCCCAGACTGCCTGCTGCACCCCTCGCTCCTCAGTCTCCGCTACCTGGTGGAACTCAACCTGCCAG ATGAACTGCACCATTGGCTGTGTAAAGTGATAAAGCAGGCAAACATGGCCGAGCAGGCACTCCTGACATTTGACTACAGCAAAAGACCTATCGGAACCTCACACTTCAGCTATGACCTGCAGGCCTGCGCCCTGATTATTGTCACGATGAAGCTGCTCTTCAGGCTCGACGACAGCAAAGAGTG GAAATTGTCAAAAATTGCAGACTTTGCTGATCCAG ATGCCAAGCAATACAGCTTGGCTTTCTGGCACACCACCATGCACAAAGCTCTAGTGTTC